A region of Hoplias malabaricus isolate fHopMal1 chromosome 12, fHopMal1.hap1, whole genome shotgun sequence DNA encodes the following proteins:
- the akap11 gene encoding A-kinase anchor protein 11 isoform X1: MDACARIKGVPVKNRATIRKENVRENSALSLRSLLKNRRELSNVVPELHTRESQYLPEVRVNQIHYVCLPSHAEGEDFTLQAFTSLSAELMELLRSLHVHTLKDEEVLLLKDPIRHFERKEGISQANLSRAMCILRYGGSPQISTILGLLTRYTAGIRYALELQSLQRGLSEACQAEDDDTNQSVSSIEEDFVTAFEHLEEEETASYSKRNQRDVASQTLPPHFKDVSGSRILVSSISKKSMNKEKSTLSETIQKASTSWSGCAESQWSLTTPSSPPKGHFTTTSLTESDESDCSSPSPIIFLDEVGYQKSLKAKLDIPKIPVLKEGVEDSDSEVSEFFDSFDQFDDLDQIINSSMKMPKEQALFSQKMKPSESSVSKYASKGGSTTAMNPQKFDHRLLPANVKKPTPLKPGSPYSIQSDAPDSPRPSRTSCEENGGLFSPVRSSAFSPLGEGAALECFWKADGDSSELRKPQDLCSLYKTYSDFANSLSKEILGTVCGYSSPIDININKNLSCVCHKEFKNSNGHLMKLSDIQETVTIAKSQSQSLKDGIQKFATDLVEMSIGSALRDLQKGVSSCTTTLCHLAARLTSSVFQMAFQEIGIRHAYVLKERAINGLASFLVGEAVSGALKEFLFVKKQIFNNTVTRFASDLAEELIFESIMEVCQFSHPSTPLTSKDWSFEQEEEVVCSYASDLSESVLQEAFIELSQADVAFTTQAAISVSLDNICYVSAEDTSQTVKICNARVSCQEPMPLAQTGSQEEDGCTVKKALYCVSGMASCVPVPAAGKAISYLQNPEETCHYKSSISHTCQTSPKRSICSQGRAVTSTSDTAMSSESRPGISRVRNACGNFGNISSGASSGKTPAGKTFHNFSGAMVDTIVGEAFDIMTTSKMKKKVEDCADFLSKTIGSRVATSGSGLTKSQDVACQSSAPYDLRLPQKIVSLCPKGGMAESSFFCHTQSHLNLGSKNTVNSESVSRNIRPASKFTPDVQSAMLKDTLEVPSFEVTVRGNRKVLTEEILSTNSGAKSTGTPGTPPSTPQQPSDISREKQIKQFSKKLKGKLAKEFSPATPPPTPHYQLTTGHKDDHSDSDKAEFMLKLMRSLSEEAVNNEDEDDEQEDGTNSAEHHAELTPTVGYRINERGALCYAERLACHIVSMATEMDTISFGGGVRKQDNEDGKGSVALHSAQFSERTLNSLWTYAGEIAGEVINDVKRMVISNHCHHKTTKTGSSIADSRQSGDQKHSRLTNMTNQWSNDLLAPILNPQRGSSSGMSEYPSCESVTDEYAGYVIKVLKKEGGSRELILDQYASRLAYKSIKSGLAHAARKIKQRSPLKLHSSRRLHHEGNHNVCSIVSSESYPSFLSQGKDSSSSESMFCVCQDGEDINKNEYMELLNFAESLAYNITCDVTRKLRTSSARLPKSLTDSCLYRKSNVDDVAENLIKTTFSCSMLPYTEKNRQYHSTGSLDDGNYNNGVMQVIEHYAKKIVDDTLEVTIGHASHQTAEERRTLERNSFTEKLTEAYMACRYCKTRDCLFCRRDGPLKYQGLQKRMRQDSEGMAGLEIPKIHIDLEKRAEFAEEMVSVAIEKARKELSSTSLNADSGIGHDGASFAESLTTEIMTSALSNVCQATNLSAPGRESVNVTESTVSQQLNLSVGDDSLGSWSNLSFEEDHPDESSSFHHLSESSNGNSSSWSSLGLEGEVYEEHLSFSPSDSDYTEEKEAEAKNELGGTVRVEKGQAQVDRALLVVSTDVWGQAPDPQLRVVLQWMAASIAELSVMQFTQQSEQDLQQFLAIVQRLREREWRVGELLQALLRYYEECPTEEESGAVDMRHGQRSLFQWLLEHS; the protein is encoded by the exons ATGGATGCTTGTGCCAGGATCAAAGGTGTTCCAGTTAAGAATCGTGCCACTATCAGGAAGGAG AATGTCAGAGAGAACTCAGCTCTCTCTTTAAGGAGCCTTTTGAAGAACAGGAGGGAGCTGAGCAATGTTGTGCCAGAGCTGCACACTAGAGAATCTCAGTACCTGCCAGAGGTGAGGGTCAATCAG ATACATTATGTATGCTTACCTAGTCATGCTGAGGGTGAGGATTTCACACTACAG GCTTTTACCTCTCTTTCTGCTGAGTTGATGGAGTTGCTTAGATCACTACATGTACATACACTCAAGGATGAGGAAGTGCTGCTGCTCAAAGACCCCATACgacattttgaaagaaaagaAGGCATTTCTCAG GCTAACTTATCCAGGGCCATGTGTATACTGAGGTATGGAGGTTCTCCACAGATCAGCACTATACTAGGGCTACTGACACGTTACACAGCAGGAATCAGATATGCTCTGGAGTTGCAGTCCCTGCAGAGGGGGCTATCTGAGGCTTGTCAAGCAGAGGATGACGATACTAACCAGTCTGTCTCTTCGATTGAGGAGGACTTTGTCACAGCTTTTGAACATCTTGAAGAGGAGGAGACAG CTTCTTATAGTAAGCGGAACCAGAGAGACGTGGCTTCCCAAACACTTCCTCCCCATTTTAAAGATGTATCTGGCTCCCGTATCCTCGTTAGTTCCATTTCCAAGAAGTCCATGAATAAAGAAAAGTCTACCTTGTCAGAAACAATACAGAAAGCATCAACATCATGGTCTGGTTGTGCCGAAAGCCAGTGGAGCCTTACAACTCCAAGTAGCCCACCCAAAGGACACTTTACCACCACATCTCTCACAGAATCTGATGAGTCAGACTGCTCTAGTCCAAGCCCTATTATTTTTTTGGATGAAGTTGGTTATCAGAAGAGTCTAAAGGCCAAGCTTGACATTCCCAAGATCCCTGTTCTTAAAGAGGGAGTAgaagactctgactctgaagTTAGTGAGTTTTTTGATAGTTTTGATCAGTTTGATGATCTGGATCAGATCATCAATTCCAGCATGAAGATGCCAAAAGAACAGGCCCTCTTTTCCCAGAAAATGAAGCCATCTGAGAGCTCTGTTAGTAAATATGCTTCAAAGGGAGGCTCAACTACAGCAATGAATCCTCAAAAGTTTGACCACCGGCTGCTCCCTGCCAACGTCAAGAAACCCACTCCACTTAAACCAGGCTCGCCATACAGCATACAATCTGATGCCCCCGATTCTCCACGACCATCAAGGACATCCTGTGAGGAGAATGGGGGACTTTTTAGTCCAGTCCGTTCATCAGCCTTCAGTCCCCTTGGAGAAGGAGCAGCCCTGGAGTGTTTTTGGAAAGCAGACGGAGATAGTTCTGAATTGCGTAAACCTCAAGACCTCTGTTCCCTATATAAAACTTATTCAGATTTTGCAAACAGCCTCTCAAAGGAAATCCTTGGAACTGTTTGTGGGTATTCTTCTCCTATtgacataaatattaataaaaacttGAGCTGTGTATGTCATAAAGAGTTCAAAAACTCTAATGGGCATCTTATGAAGCTATCAGATATTCAGGAGACAGTCACCATTGCCAAATCACAGTCACAGTCTCTGAAGGATGGCATTCAGAAGTTTGCCACAGACTTGGTTGAAATGAGTATTGGGAGTGCTTTAAGAGATCTACAGAAAGGAGTCTCCTCCTGCACTACAACACTTTGCCATTTAGCTGCAAGGCTGACTTCTTCAGTGTTTCAAATGGCCTTCCAAGAGATAGGAATACGTCATGCATATGTGTTAAAAGAGCGAGCCATAAATGGTTTGGCCAGTTTCCTTGTAGGAGAAGCAGTCTCAGGAGCTCTGAAAGAGTTTCTCTTTGTGAAAAAGCAGATTTTCAACAACACTGTTACAAGATTTGCCAGTGACCTTGCTGAGGAACTAATATTTGAAAGCATAATGGAGGTTTGTCAGTTTTCACATCCATCAACACCTCTTACCTCAAAAGACTGGTCTTTTGAGCAAGAAGAAGAGGTGGTTTGTTCTTATGCTTCAGACCTTTCAGAATCAGTTCTCCAGGAGGCTTTCATTGAACTGTCTCAAGCTGACGTGGCTTTCACTACACAGGCAGCCATAAGTGTGTCACTGGATAACATCTGTTATGTGAGTGCTGAAGATACGTCCCAGACCGTTAAAATCTGCAATGCTCGAGTCAGTTGTCAGGAACCTATGCCACTTGCACAGACTGGGTCCCAAGAAGAAGATGGCTGTACAGTAAAGAAAGCTTTGTACTGTGTGTCTGGAATGGCTAGTTGTGTTCCAGTCCCTGCAGCTGGCAAAGCTATTTCTTACCTGcaaaacccagaggaaacatgtCATTATAAGTCCAGCATCAGTCACACGTGTCAGACCAGCCCCAAAAGAAGCATTTGTTCTCAAGGAAGAGCAGTGACTTCCACCTCAGATACTGCAATGTCATCTGAATCACGACCAGGCATTTCCAGAGTTCGTAATGCCTGTGGTAATTTTGGAAACATATCTTCTGGAGCTTCTTCTGGGAAAACTCCAGCTGGGAAGACTTTTCACAATTTTTCAGGAGCTATGGTAGACACAATAGTTGGAGAAGCGTTTGACATCATGACCACTAGCAAAATGAAGAAAAAGGTTGAAGATTGTGCTGATTTTTTGAGTAAAACAATAGGGAGTCGAGTGGCCACTTCAGGTAGTGGTCTGACAAAGTCACAAGATGTAGCGTGTCAGAGTTCAGCGCCATATGACTTACGTTTGCCTCAGAAAATTGTATCCTTATGTCCTAAAGGAGGCATGGCAGAATCTTCATTCTTTTGTCACACTCAGTCTCACCTAAATTTAGGATCAAAGAACACAGTAAATTCTGAGTCTGTCTCGAGAAATATACGTCCAGCCAGCAAATTCACTCCAGATGTTCAGTCTGCCATGCTAAAAGATACTTTGGAAGTGCCAAGTTTTGAAGTTACAGTTCGTGGGAACAGAAAAGTTCTCACTGAAGAGATACTTAGTACCAACTCTGGAGCCAAATCAACTGGAACCCCAGGCACACCACCCTCAACTCCACAACAACCTTCTGATATCTCTAGAGAGAAACAGATCAAACAGTTCTCAAAGAAACTGAAGGGCAAGCTTGCCAAAGAATTCTCCCCTGCAACACCCCCTCCCACTCCACATTACCAGCTCACCACTGGTCATAAAGATGACCACTCTGATTCAGACAAAGCAGAATTCATGTTGAAGCTCATGAGATCCCTTTCTGAAGAAGCTGTCAAtaatgaagatgaagatgacgAGCAGGAAGATGGCACTAATTCTGCAGAGCATCATGCAGAGCTAACTCCCACTGTAGGATACAGAATAAATGAAAGAGGAGCTCTGTGTTATGCTGAACGATTAGCATGCCATATTGTATCCATGGCAACAGAGATGGACACTATAAGCTTTGGGGGTGGTGTAAGAAAGCAAGATAATGAAGATGGCAAAGGCAGCGTTGCTTTGCATAGTGCACAGTTCTCAGAAAGGACCTTGAATTCTTTGTGGACTTATGCTGGTGAAATTGCTGGGGAAGTCATCAATGACGTAAAAAGGATGGTGATTTCCAACCATTGCCACCacaaaacaaccaaaacagGATCTAGTATTGCTGATAGCCGTCAGAGTGGTGACCAAAAACACAGCCGATTGACCAACATGACTAATCAGTGGTCAAATGATCTCCTTGCTCCAATCCTCAACCCACAGAGAGGCTCTTCTAGTGGAATGTCTGAGTATCCAAGCTGTGAAAGTGTTACAGATGAGTATGCAGGATATGTAATCAAAGTGCTTAAGAAAGAAGGGGGAAGTCGAGAACTTATCTTGGATCAGTATGCAAGTCGATTGGCATACAAGTCGATCAAATCAGGCCTGGCTCATGCTGCTCGGAAAATAAAACAGAGGTCTCCTTTAAAGCTTCACTCATCTAGACGTTTACATCATGAGGGCAACCATAACGTCTGTAGTATTGTATCCTCTGAATCGTACCCTTCCTTTCTTAGTCAAGGAAAAGACAGCTCCTCAAGTGAATCCATGTTTTGCGTATGTCAAGATGGGGAAGATATTAATAAGAATGAATACATGGAACTTTTAAACTTTGCAGAATCATTGGCGTACAACATTACATGCGATGTCACAAGAAAGCTAAGAACATCATCAGCTAGGCTTCCAAAATCTCTTACCGATTCTTGTCTGTACAGGAAGTCAAACGTAGATGATGTGGCAGAAAATTTAATCAAAACTACTTTTTCATGTTCAATGTTGCCGtacacagagaaaaacagacagtACCACAGCACTGGCAGCTTAGATGATGGAAATTACAACAATGGTGTGATGCAAGTAATCGAGCATTATGCCAAAAAGATTGTTGATGACACTTTGGAGGTGACTATAGGTCATGCAAGCCATCAGACAGCAGAAGAGAGGAGGACTTTGGAACGCAACTCTTTTACAGAGAAATTAACAGAAGCATACATGGCTTGCCGATACTGTAAAACAAGAGATTGCCTGTTTTGCAGAAGAGATGGACCTCTTAAGTACCAGGGGTTACAAAAAAGGATGAGACAAGACTCTGAGGGTATGGCTGGTCTTGAAATTCCAAAGATTCACATAGATTTGGAAAAGAGAGCAGAGTTTGCTGAAGAAATGGTGTCTGTTGCAATTGAGAAAGCCAGGAAGGAACTGAGCAGCACCAGCTTAAATGCAGACAGTGGGATTGGTCATGATGGTGCAAGCTTTGCTGAAAGTCTTACCACAGAGATTATGACGTCTGCATTGTCTAACGTCTGCCAAGCTACCAACCTGAG TGCCCCTGGCAGAGAAAGTGTCAACGTGACAGAGTCAACAGTTAGTCAGCAGCTCAATCTAAGTGTGGGAGATGACAGTCTTGGCAGCTGGTCTAATCTGAGCTTTGAGGAAGACCATCCAGATGAGAGCAGTAGCTTCCATCATCTAAGTGAAAG CAGTAATGGGAACAGCAGTAGCTGGAGCAGTCTGGGGTTAGAAGGCGAGGTTTATGAAGAGCATTTGTCCTTCTCCCCATCAGACAG TGACTACACGGAGGAGAAGGAGGCAGAAGCCAAGAATGAACTGGGTG GAACAGTGCGAGTTGAGAAGGGGCAAGCTCAAGTGGACAGGGCTCTGTTGGTGGTCAGTACAGATGTGTGGGGacaggctccagatccacagcTGAGGGTAGTGTTGCAGTGGATGGCTGCCTCCATTGCTGAGCTGTCAGTGATGCAGTTTACTCAGCAATCTGAACAAGATCTACAGCAG TTTCTGGCAATAGTACAGAggctaagagagagagagtggagggtTGGAGAGCTCCTGCAGGCCCTGCTCAGATACTATGAAGAGTGCCCGACTGAGGAAGAGTCAGGGGCTGTGGACATGAGGCATGGCCAGCGGTCCCTCTTCCAGTGGCTTCTGGAACATTCATAG